GTCACCAAATCCACACCCTGGATAAAGCCGATGGGCGGCACGAGCGGGTCGGAAAAATCCAGCGAGGTGCGCACCTCGCGGTGCAGCACGCGGCCCACGATGTTGGCGCTGGTGCCGCCGCAGACCACTTTTTTGCCGGTGCCCCGCATCCAGTCGTGCACCAGCGTCTCGTCCTTCTCCTTATCGGTGGGCGGCCCGGAGAAGAGGTTGACCACCTTCTGGGGCACCACGTGCGCCATCAGGGCGGTCGCGTCGTCCCCCGGCTTGGACATATAGAAGTTATCCACCACCTGCAGCAGCGAGGCAACGGCGCGCGGGGCGCTCATCTTCTTCTGCGCAAGCTCGGTGACGTAGGCCGCGGCGTTCTCCCACTGCCAGCCCAAATTGAGGATGGCGCCCACACCCGCGTGGATGATGCCGTCGCTCATCAGGGTAAAGCGGTCGCCGATGGCGATGTCAAAGCGGCTCTCGCGCACGCTCTTGCCCGCGATCTCGCGCACCTCGCAGGGAATCTCGGTGAGCTTGCCGCCGCGCACCAAAATGCAGGCGGGGCTGTCGAACTCCACCAGGTAGGCCCGCCCGTCGCGGTAGAGCTGCAGGATGCTGAAGGTGGAATAGGCGATCTGGCGCACCTTGCAGATGGGCAGCGTTTTGGCGATGGTCTCCACCGCCTCGTCCACGCTGGAACCCTCCATAAGCATGGTGGTGATGATCTTGCTGGTCAGCGTAGAGAGGATGTTTGCCTTGACGCCGCTGCCCAGCCCATCGGAGAGCACCAGGATATCGGAGTCCTCGGTGCGCACGATGCCCACCTTGTCCCCGCAGAGCTCCTCGCCATATTTGTTTAAGCTTTTCCAAGCGACATCGATATGCATCATCATAATCTGCCATCTCCGTCATCGCCGATGATCATGTTTTTCAGATGCGTCAGCGTG
Above is a window of Maliibacterium massiliense DNA encoding:
- a CDS encoding SpoIIE family protein phosphatase, whose amino-acid sequence is MMMHIDVAWKSLNKYGEELCGDKVGIVRTEDSDILVLSDGLGSGVKANILSTLTSKIITTMLMEGSSVDEAVETIAKTLPICKVRQIAYSTFSILQLYRDGRAYLVEFDSPACILVRGGKLTEIPCEVREIAGKSVRESRFDIAIGDRFTLMSDGIIHAGVGAILNLGWQWENAAAYVTELAQKKMSAPRAVASLLQVVDNFYMSKPGDDATALMAHVVPQKVVNLFSGPPTDKEKDETLVHDWMRGTGKKVVCGGTSANIVGRVLHREVRTSLDFSDPLVPPIGFIQGVDLVTEGVLTINRTLEILRGAIKSQVDAGDATFREIDADNGAARLARLLLEDCTDLHMFVGKAINPAHQNPNLPMDLSIKMRLLNELCDVMRQAGKRVEVTYY